TGCCGTTTGCGAGAGCCTCGCCCGGCAGGTCGTCAAGAGCGCCGGCGGCAAGGTCGCTCGCGAAAGAGGCGAGGAAGTCTTCTATATCCCCGCGCGGGCGCCGCAGCCGAGCAGACTGGAGCTGAGCTGGGCGCCCGGCCCGATTGCGAACAGCCGCTACACACCCGCCGAGATGTCAAAGATCAAGGTAGGCAACTCGCCCGCGCAGATGCACGCGGCGCTGGAGAAGTTCGCGCCTGGCTGGCAAATCACCAACTGCGGCCCCGACATGGACCCCGGTCTGCGCGCGGATTGGGGCGGCAAGAAGAATGTGCTGGTCACACATCCACTCGACGACCATACCGGCTGTGTCCTGAGCAAGAAGACCAAAGTGCCGGCGGGCAAGAAGGCCACGCTGCGACTGGTTGTCGGCCATGACCCTCAGGGCGACTTCGACCTCATTGTGCGGGCGGATGGCAGGGAACTTCTGCGCAAACCCGTATCCAAGGCCACTGCTACCAGCGACCCTTGGTTGGAGCAGGTGGTGGACATCTCCGGATTCGCCGGCCAGAAGGCGCCAAAGATCGAGCTGATCAATCAGCCCTCTGGATGGTCTTTTGAGGCGGCCTATTGGGCGGAGATTTCGGTTGTGACGGAGTAAGGCGTCCGGCGGAAGGGACTACTGCCTCGGGTTAAGGCGGAAGACGCGATTGATGGATGGCGGAATCTCGTCCGGGCGGTGCGTGACGTAAATAACCGTGGTGGCGCGGCTGCGAATAAGGCCGTCCACAGTGTTGACGAAGAAGCGCCGGTGCGCCGAATCAAGGCCCTGGCAGGGCTCATCCAGGATAAGCAGGCGGGGGCATTTCACCAGGGCGCGTGCGAGCAACACCATTCGCTGGAGGCCCGCCGACAGAGCGAAGAGCGGCTCCGAAGCGCATTCGAGCAGGTGAAACCGCACCAGCCAACGCCGGACAGCGGCGCGCTGACGCGAGGAGGGGCGCTCGAACAAGCCAATCGCGTCGTAGAGACCGGAGGCCACCACCTCGAAGCAGGTCACCGAATCGGTAAAGTGAAGGTGCAGCTCGGGCGAAACCCAGCCTATCGGCCTCCTGATCTCCCAGACAGACTCTCCCCGGCCACGCGGCTGGCCAAAGACGGTGATATCGTTGGCATAGACCTGCGGATTATCTCCGATAATGAGACTGAGCAGAGTGGTCTTGCCCGATCCGTTGGGGCCAAGCAGCGCCCAACTTTCTCCGGCGCGGACGATCCAGTTGACGTCGTGTAAAACAGTGATGTCTCCGTAGCGCACCGTGGCATTGCGGAGCCGGACCACCTCGGCGCCTGCGCGGGCAGGGGTAGATCTGGCGGGCCTATCCATTCCCTTGCGCAGCCCAGCTGTTTTAGACAGGCAAACAGGCCGCCTGCAATGGGGCAGCGATAGGATGTCCGCTCGCGAGCCGGCGGCGACAATCCGGCATTCGGCCACGCAAAGCACGTGGGTCACCTGGCGCGGGAGGTCTTCGGGCCGCGTCGCAATGAGCAGTATCCGCAGAGGAGTCTCCATGAGCCTTTCCAGAACAACGTGGAAGCGGGCGCGGGTACCGGCGTCCAATCTGGCGAAGGCCTCATCCAGAATGAGCAGCCGCATGGGACGCGACAACCCTCGCGCCAATTGGACTCGCTGCCGTTCGCCGTTGGAGAGAGAAATGAGGCGGCGGTCCAGAAAGGGTCCGACCCGGAGCAGAGCGACGGCGCGACGCATCCGGCTTTCGAAGCGGGGGCGTGCGTGTAGATGCTGTGCGGAGACCTCGAACGGATTGACCTCCATGACTCGCTCGTAAGACAGGAAATCGCGCACGCGCAAGGCGTTCTCGTCGTCGAGGCTGTTCCAGCGAGACTGGACAACGGCGTCGAGGTTTTCGGCCTTGCGGTGCTCGAAGGAGACGTGGCTGATGGCTTCCTCGGGCGCGAGTCCCGGCAGCGGCCTGAATTGGTAAAGCAGTTCCCCGCCCACCAGTGGCAAGCGGCCGCGCAAGGCTTCCGCCAGGAGAGATTTGCCCGACCCGTTGGCGCCCAGGATGGCCCAGTGCTCCGACCGCCGGAAAATCCAGGTACTGTGCTCGAACACCAGCCGGTCCCCCAGGCGGAACGAAGCGTCCAACAAGGAGAGAAATGGCGGAGGGTGATGCGGCTTTGGTAAGGTCATGCAGAAACTCGTCCGGGGCATGCTGTCCGAAGCGGCAGCCGTCTCCAAATAGAAAAGACTCCTCATCCATCGGTGTGCACGGTGTTAGGAGTTCTTTGAGCGACGCGGCGGCGAAACCGCATTGGGCTGCCTGTGGGGTGAACACCCCATAGCGGAAATTCCGGTCTGGTCTAGAATTCACGCTTATGAGAGCCTTCCTAAGGAGAAAGAGGATAGGAGTGTATTACCGTGGCTCGGGTAGGGCTTACGGCGGTCTTGGGCAGGCGCTGCATTTCCCGAGCGTTTCGGCGGCCGCCCGGCTCGCCCTCATTGAGGGTCTGGCCGACGTGGAGATAGTCTTGCGTTGCGATTACCTCACCCGCACAGCGGGCTGAGTGTGCGCGGCGCGCAAGAGTAGATCATTAACGTTCCAGGAGGATTCGCCCCCGAAATCCGCATGAATGACTGAAAGGCATTATTTGTGAGTGAATTTAACCTCGTCCGGAAATCGAGTCTCGCGGGTTGTCTCCTGCTGTACCTGGGGGCGCTGTGTTTTCAGATGCGCGGCGCCACAAACGACGACTTCTCAAATGCACAGAACCTCACCGGCGCCAGCGGCACGACAACCGGGGACAACATCGGAGCCACCAAAGCACCGGGCGAACCGGATCACGCTGACAACAGTGGCGGCAGTTCTGTGTGGTACAACTGGACCGCGCCGAGCGACGGCTCGTTCTTCTTCAGCACCTTCGGGAGCGAGATCGACACCGTGCTGGCCGTTTATACGGGCAACACGGTGAACAATCTGACGCCGGTTGCCAGCAATGGTGATGCAAACTTCGACCTCACCAGCATCGTGAGTTTCCTGGCAACGAGCGGCACTACCTATCGGGTGGCCATTGACGGATATGACGGGGAGAGCGGGGCGCTGGTCCTGGACTGGGGACCAGAAGTTCCCCCTGCCAACGACAACTTCGCCGACGCGCTGCTCATCAGCGGGACCGCCGGCAGTGTGGCCGCGACCAATGCTGGCGCGAGCATGGAAACCGGCGAACCCGACCATGCGGGGGCCCCCGGGGGGCGATCCGTGTGGTTTCAGTGGACGGCGACCACCACGAATGAGATGTCCA
The window above is part of the Candidatus Paceibacterota bacterium genome. Proteins encoded here:
- a CDS encoding ATP-binding cassette domain-containing protein produces the protein MTLPKPHHPPPFLSLLDASFRLGDRLVFEHSTWIFRRSEHWAILGANGSGKSLLAEALRGRLPLVGGELLYQFRPLPGLAPEEAISHVSFEHRKAENLDAVVQSRWNSLDDENALRVRDFLSYERVMEVNPFEVSAQHLHARPRFESRMRRAVALLRVGPFLDRRLISLSNGERQRVQLARGLSRPMRLLILDEAFARLDAGTRARFHVVLERLMETPLRILLIATRPEDLPRQVTHVLCVAECRIVAAGSRADILSLPHCRRPVCLSKTAGLRKGMDRPARSTPARAGAEVVRLRNATVRYGDITVLHDVNWIVRAGESWALLGPNGSGKTTLLSLIIGDNPQVYANDITVFGQPRGRGESVWEIRRPIGWVSPELHLHFTDSVTCFEVVASGLYDAIGLFERPSSRQRAAVRRWLVRFHLLECASEPLFALSAGLQRMVLLARALVKCPRLLILDEPCQGLDSAHRRFFVNTVDGLIRSRATTVIYVTHRPDEIPPSINRVFRLNPRQ